One Sphingobacteruim zhuxiongii DNA window includes the following coding sequences:
- a CDS encoding Lrp/AsnC family transcriptional regulator translates to MDNANKLDDFDVNILKILDRDGRIAYSSIALELGVSNTMVHQRINRLTEQGILEAVRPVLNERALGYDWGAYTGLSLEKDGDSKRVIEELKKIPEVTECYYITGNYTLYIKILAKNHEHMRQLLYEQIDNIPGIAKTDSMIELGCAFKRNVIL, encoded by the coding sequence ATGGATAACGCAAATAAACTAGACGATTTTGACGTCAACATACTCAAGATTCTTGATCGAGATGGCCGTATAGCCTATTCTTCTATTGCTTTGGAACTTGGCGTTTCTAATACGATGGTTCATCAACGCATTAATCGCTTGACAGAACAGGGGATTTTAGAAGCCGTTCGTCCCGTGTTAAATGAAAGGGCATTGGGTTATGATTGGGGGGCATATACAGGCCTTAGTTTAGAGAAAGATGGCGACTCAAAAAGAGTTATTGAAGAATTAAAGAAGATACCAGAAGTAACAGAGTGTTACTACATCACGGGGAATTATACGCTTTACATTAAGATTCTTGCAAAAAATCATGAGCATATGCGCCAATTGCTATACGAACAAATTGACAATATCCCTGGTATAGCCAAGACAGACTCTATGATAGAATTGGGATGTGCGTTTAAAAGAAATGTAATCCTATAA